One segment of Streptomyces sp. NBC_00576 DNA contains the following:
- a CDS encoding SCO6880 family protein: MSHTVSPRRTYLIGRARPNAIVGRNRESGEIALIIVGAFLGMVCGLVVPVLALRIVLLTGFPMLALAVVYVPYKRRTFYKWFEINRSYKRSLRQGTAYRSSVMEAGTQIDGREVEIGPPPGIGRINWLAAPFGPDEIAVLLHADRRTVTAAIEIEGPGVGLRDSEDQEALVDRFGTLLKHVANGDGFVTRLQMLARTLPADPDAHAKDVAVRGDEKSPPWLQHSYDQLQSMVSTSSEQHRAYLVACMHFNRELAAEAHTMARAARPQGGRKVDRDAGLAVVMARELTDICSRLQEADIRVRQPLGQGRLASLIHSMYDPDHPIDHLQAMTKRNAWPAELDAMEPTYLQAKTRESSTRAPWCHSTAWVKEWPMTPVGVNFLAPLLVHTPDVIRTVAVTMDLEPTEVAIERMLTEKTNDDAEASRAAKMNRTVDPRDVASHNRIDQRGEDLASGAAGVNLVGYITVSSRSPEALARDKRTIRASAGKSYLKLEWCDREHHRAFVNTLPFATGIRR; the protein is encoded by the coding sequence GTGTCCCACACGGTCTCGCCCCGCCGTACATATCTCATCGGCCGCGCCCGGCCGAACGCGATCGTCGGCCGCAACCGTGAGTCCGGCGAGATCGCGCTCATCATCGTGGGCGCCTTCCTCGGCATGGTGTGCGGCCTGGTCGTGCCCGTTCTGGCCCTGCGCATCGTGCTGCTGACCGGCTTCCCGATGCTGGCACTCGCGGTGGTGTACGTCCCGTACAAGCGCCGCACGTTCTACAAGTGGTTCGAGATCAACCGCAGTTACAAGCGCTCGCTCCGCCAGGGCACCGCCTACCGCAGCTCCGTCATGGAGGCCGGCACCCAGATCGACGGCCGCGAGGTCGAGATCGGCCCGCCCCCGGGCATCGGCCGCATCAACTGGCTCGCTGCCCCGTTCGGCCCCGACGAGATCGCCGTACTCCTGCACGCGGACCGCCGTACGGTGACGGCGGCGATCGAGATCGAAGGCCCGGGCGTCGGCCTGCGCGACAGCGAGGACCAGGAGGCCCTGGTCGACCGCTTCGGCACGCTGCTCAAGCACGTGGCGAACGGCGACGGCTTTGTCACCCGCCTCCAGATGCTCGCCCGCACCCTCCCCGCCGACCCGGACGCCCACGCCAAGGACGTGGCCGTACGCGGCGACGAGAAGTCCCCGCCGTGGCTGCAGCACTCGTACGACCAGCTCCAGTCCATGGTGTCGACAAGCAGTGAGCAGCACCGCGCGTACCTCGTCGCCTGTATGCACTTCAACCGTGAACTGGCCGCCGAGGCACACACGATGGCCCGCGCGGCCCGCCCCCAGGGCGGCCGGAAGGTCGACCGGGACGCAGGCCTCGCGGTGGTCATGGCCCGCGAACTGACGGACATCTGCTCCCGGCTCCAGGAGGCGGACATCCGCGTCCGCCAGCCCCTCGGCCAGGGCAGGCTGGCCTCCCTCATCCACTCCATGTACGACCCTGACCACCCGATCGACCACCTCCAGGCGATGACGAAGCGCAACGCCTGGCCGGCCGAACTGGACGCCATGGAGCCGACGTACCTCCAGGCGAAGACCCGCGAGTCGTCGACGCGCGCCCCCTGGTGCCACTCCACCGCATGGGTGAAGGAGTGGCCGATGACCCCGGTGGGCGTCAACTTCCTCGCCCCGCTCCTCGTCCACACCCCGGACGTCATCCGCACGGTGGCCGTCACGATGGACCTCGAACCCACCGAGGTAGCCATCGAGCGCATGTTGACGGAGAAGACGAACGACGACGCGGAGGCGAGCCGGGCCGCCAAGATGAACCGCACGGTCGACCCCCGCGACGTGGCCTCGCACAACCGCATCGACCAGCGCGGTGAGGACCTCGCGAGCGGCGCGGCCGGCGTGAACCTGGTCGGCTACATCACCGTCTCCTCCCGCTCACCGGAGGCCCTGGCGCGCGACAAGCGCACGATAAGGGCGTCGGCGGGCAAGTCGTACCTGAAGCTGGAGTGGTGCGACAGAGAGCACCACCGAGCGTTCGTCAACACACTCCCGTTCGCCACCGGAATCCGAAGGTAG